GAAGGTGCGCGGCCGGAGGCCCGCCTGTTCGCGCAGAACCGACGAGCGCCCGTCGGCGGAGACAACGAGTCGTGCACGGATCTCGGCGAGGCCCGCCGGCCCGCCCGCCACGACTCCGCGTACGGCGCCGCCCTCCCAGATCAGCTCGGTCGCCTCGGTCTGCATCAACAGCCGGAAATTGGGATGCTTCGCGGCTTCATCGGCAAGGAAGCTGAGGAAGTCCCACTGCGGCGCCAGGACCAGGAAGTCGTCCGGCGGGGCGAGCCGGCTGAAGTCGACGGGGTGGAGCCGGTTGCCGTTGACCACGATGTCCAGCGTGCTCACGCTGGTGTGCGGCAACCCCAGGAACCGATCGCGCAGCCCCAGCTCGCCCAGCACACCGATGGTGGACGGATGGATGGTGTCGCCGCGGAAGTCCCGGAAGAAGTCGGCGTGCTTCTCCAGCACCACCACATCCACACCGTTGCGCGCGAGGATCAGACCGAGCATCATCCCGGCCGGCCCGGCCCCCACGATCACGCACGTCGTGTTCAGCGTCTCCATGATGGGCAGCGTATCCTCCGGGCATGGCCATCATCGGCACCCTTTTCATCGTCGCGGCTGCCGTCGTGCACGTGGTCTTCTTCGCGATGGAGAGTGTGCTCTGGTCGGCGCCCGGCGTCTGGCGACGGTTCGGCCTCACGTCCCAGCGGGATGCGGACGTCGTGCGTCCGATGGCGTACAACCAGGGCTTCTACAACCTGTTCCTCGCGGGAGGCTCGGTGGTCGGCCTGCTCCTCTACTGGACGACCCTGCGCCAGGTGGGCTTCGGCCTCATCTTCTTCTGCGGCATCTGCATGGTGCTCGCGTCGCTCGTACTCCTGACGACGGGTCGCCGGCTCTGGGGCGCCGTCCTGCTGCAGGGCGGCCTGCCGCTGGTCGGCCTGATCCTGTTCGTGATCGCGGAGAACGCGCCTACTCGATGAACTCGCCGTCGGCCGCGAGCTCGCTGCCGTCGACGCGCAGCGCCTCCACGAGGCGTGCGGCGTGCGGGGTGGACACGATGATGCGCGAGTACTCCTCGCCGTCGAGGTCGATCACGACCGCGGCCCGCTGCTTGCCCTTGATGAGCAGGAAGTCTTTGCCTCCGTGGAACTTCCACGTTCCGATCGACAGGGTGAGCGGGACGGCCGCACCCGGTGCGCGGATGCCGCGGATCCAGATCCAGGGGTCCTCGGTGATCGCCACCGAGCGGATGCTGTCGCGCGGCACGACCAGATCCTCCCGCTTCACGGCCAGCACCTTCTCGGCCCTGGTCAAGTGGATCTCCAGGCGGTCGGGGTGAACGTGCAAGTCGGCCATGTCTCTATCCTGCCAAGCCCGTCGCCCGCTCGGGTCTCAGGAATCTCACAAAGGCATTACTTTCCCGTGGAGGATGCCCGTTCCCTGGGCATGTATCCTTCTCGTCGTGGCAACGCAGCGACGAACTCCGGGCTCGCAGACTTCACTTCGTGAAGCCAACAGAGCCCGCATCGTCGACGCCATCAAGAAGCACGGCGGCCTCACCCAGGTCGAACTGGCCGGTGCGACCGGCCTCTCCCCCGCAACGGTGTCCAACATCGTCAAGGAACTCTCGACCTCCGGCGTGTTGCATACCGCGCAGAGCATCCGCTCGGGCCGGCGCGCTCAGCACGTCACCCTGGCGCACGCCCTGGGGCTCGTGGTCGGCGTCCACTTCTCGACGCGACACCTGCGCGTCGCCCTCGCCGACGTCGCCAACACGGTCGTCGCCGAGAACCACATGCCGCTCGCCAAGGATCACCGCGCCGACAACGAGCTGGACAAGGTCTCGCTGCTGCTCAACGACATGCTCGAGTCGGTGGACGCCTCCCACGACGACCTGCTGGCTGTCGGGATCGCTCTCCCCGCGCCGATCGACCGCGCGACCGGCACGATCGCGCGCAGCGGGATCATGCGCGGCTGGGACGGCGTGGTCGTCGCCGAATCGCTGGAGCGACGCATCAAGCGCCCCGTCTTCGTCGACAATGCCGCCAATCTCGGGGCGCTGGGCGAGTCCCGACTCGGAGCCGGCCGCGGGAAGCGGAACACGATCACCCTCGACATCGGAGACGGCATCGGGGCCGGACTGCTGCTGAACGGGCAGCTGTTCCGCGGGAACCACGGCGTTGCCGGGGAGTTCGGCCACACCACCATCCGCGAGAACGGACCGCTCTGCCGCTGCGGCAACCGCGGCTGCCTGGAGGCGCTCGCGGGCGGACCGGCGATCATGGACGAGCTGCGCGATCACCTCGGCAGCCTGAAGCTGGGCGACGTGGTGCTGCAGGCGATGGCCGGGGATGCGCGCTGCATCCGCGCCATCGCCGACGCGGGACGGCACATCGGCGTCGCCACCGCGAACCTGTGCAACCTGATCGACCCGGAACGCGTCATCGTCGGCGGCGAGCTCTCCCGCGCCGGAGAACTGCTGCTCGGCCCGATGCGGCACGCGGTCGAGCGCTCGATCATCGTGAATCCCGACCTCATGCCCGACATCGTGCAGGGTCAGCTCGGGGTGCGCGCGGCCACGCTCGGGGCCGTCGCCTACGCGGTCGACTGCGTCTCGCTCTCTCCCGACGGCGTCGCGTTCTGAACGTCCCCCTGCGTTGGCCCCCGAAGACGTCTCGAACCGTTACCGAATCCATTGGCTTCAACTCTTGACGCCATACCCCTCGGCTGGGACACTCAACCCAGCCGCCAACGAAGGCGGTCCCGAATCGGAGGTTTTTCAATGAAGATCGCCACCAAGAGAGCGGTCATCGCGTCGGCCGCGATCCTGCTCACAGCCGTCACCCTCACAGCGTGTTCGAACGGTTCCGGAAACAGCTCCGGCGGAAGCTCCGCGAACGCCGCCAACGCCCAGATCGGGCTCCTCCTCCCCGACTCCGTCACCGCCCGGTACGAAGCGGCGGACAAGCCCTTCTTCGAAGCCAAGGTCAAGTCGCTCTGCTCCGGCTGCAAGGTCCTCTACGCGAACGCCGACGGCGACGCCAGCAAGCAGCAGCAGCAGGCGGAGTCGATGCTGACGCAGGGCGTCAAGGTGCTCGTGCTCGACCCGTTCGACGGTGAGGCCGCCGCATCCATCGTGGGCGAGGCGAAGGCCAAGAATGTGCCGGTCATCTCCTACGACCGTCTGATCAACAGCCCGGACAGCAACTACTACATCTCGTTCGACAACGAGAAGGTGGGTCAGCTGCAGGGACAGGCGCTGGTCGACAAGCTCAAGAAGGACGGTGTCGCTTCGGGCGCCGGCATCCTCATGGTCAACGGCTCGCCGACGGACAACAACGCCACGCTGTTCAAGAAGGGCGCGCACAGCGTCATCGACCCCAGCGGCTACAAGGTGCTCGCCGAGTTCGACACCCCCGGATGGGACCCCGCCAAGGCCCAGGACTGGGTGTCCGGCCAGGTCTCGCAGTTCAAGGACCAGATCAAGGGCGTCTACGCCGCGAACGACGGCACCGGTGGTGGCGCGATCGCGGCCATGAAGGCGGCCAACGTGAGCCCGCTCCCGCCCGTCACGGGTCAGGACGCCGAGCTCGCCGGTATCCAGCGCATCCTCGCCGGCGACCAGTACATGACCGTCTACAAGGCCCTCCAGCCGGAGGCTGAGAAGGCGGCCGAGCTGGCCGTTTCGCTCACCAAGGGCGAGAAGCCGAAGGGCGACACCACGGTCAAGACCGCGGGCGGCGCGGACATCCAGTCGTTCCTGCTGACCCCGGTCGCGGTGACGACGGACAACATCGAGAGCACGGTCGTGAAGGACAACTTCTACGGCACCGACTCGGCGTCGAAGATCTGCACGGCTGACTACAAGGCAGCCTGCGACAAGTACGGCATCAAGTAACCGAACACGGTTCCTCCCGGCCCGGGATACGCCCCCTCCATCGGAGAAGGGACGTCCCGGGCCGGGTGGTTCCGCTCTACCCTGAGAACAGGAAGCATGCTGCGCACAGCTCGAAGGAGAACGCCGTGACCATGGAATCCGCGATCGTGGACGACGAGCGGTCGGCCCGCCGCCCCGTCCTCTCCCTGCGGGGGGTCTCGAAAGGGTTCGGCGCCGTCCAAGCGCTCACCGACATCCACCTCGACGTCTACCCGGGAGAGGTCGTCGCTCTCGTCGGCGACAACGGCGCCGGAAAGTCGACGCTCGTCAAGATCCTCGCCGGTGTGCACCCGCAGGATGCGGGGACGATCGAGTTCGACGGCCAGGAGGTGAACATCCCCTCCCCCGCCGCCTCGCGCGAACTGGGCATCGCGACGGTGTTCCAGGACCTCGCCCTCTGCGACAACCTCGACGTCGTCTCGAACCTCTTCCTCGGCCGCGAGATCAGCAAGGGAACGCTGGACGAGGAGGAGATGGAGAAGCGGTCGTGGAGCCTGCTGCGGCAGCTCTCCGCGCGCATCCCGTCCGTCCGGATCGCCGTCGCCTCGCTCTCGGGAGGACAGCGGCAGACCGTCGCCATCGCCCGCTCGCTGATCGGCGACCCGCGCATCGTCATCCTCGACGAGCCCACCGCCGCGCTCGGCGTCGCGCAGACCGCCGAGGTGCTGAACCTGATCGAGCGCCTGCGCGAGCGCGGCCTCGGCGTCATCCTGATCAGCCACAACATGGCCGACGTGCAGGCGGTCGCGGACCGCGTCGCCGTGCTCCGCCTCGGCCGCAACAACGGCGACTTCCGGGTGCCGGAGGTCAGCTACGAAGAGATCATCTCCGCCATCACCGGCGCCACGGACAACGTGGTCGTGCGCCGCGCCGAGCGCCTCATGGAGGCCGAAGAATCCATCGAACGGAGCCCGGAAGCATGAGCAAGGCAACCCCATCCGCGGCCACGGAGACGCCGGCCGAGCTGGCGGCGGACCTGCAGGACGAGCGACTCATCCGCGACGAGGGACTCGGTGGCGCGGCGCGCGCCTTCGGGCGACGCGTCCGCGGCGGCGACCTGGGGTCGCTCCCCGTCGTGATCGGGCTGATCGTGATCTGGGTGGTCTTCCAGATCCTCAACCCGAACTTCCTCAGCGCGAACAACCTCGTCAACCTGACGCTCCAGTGCGCCGCGATCGGCACGATCTCGATCGGCATCGTCCTGGTGCTGCTGCTCGGCCAGATCGACCTCTCGGTCGGCTCGGTCAGCGGTGTGTCTGCGGCCATCCTCGGCGTCGGTTTCACGCAGCTGCACTGGCCGCTCTGGCTCACGGTGATCGTCGCGATCCTCGCCGGATCGGCGATCGGCCTGCTGTACGGCTTCCTCTTCACCCGGTTCGGGGTGCCGAGCTTCGTGATCACGCTGGCCGGTCTGCTCGGCTTCCTCGGCCTGCAGCTGTGGATCCTCGGAGCGAACAGCTCGATCAACATCCCGTACGACTCGTGGATCGTGAAGTTCGCCCAGCAGTGGTTCCTCCCGCCGTGGGCCGCCTACACCCTGGCGGTGATCGCCGCGGGCGGGATGTTCCTCTCCGACTGGCGACGGAACATCCGGCGGCGCAAGGCCGGGCTGTCCGAAGGCTCCGTGGCGGTCGTCGCGATCAAGGCGGTGCTGCTGCTGATCGGCCTGTGCATCAGCGTCTGGTACCTCTCGACCGACCGCGGGACGGGCGCGATGTTCCTGTTCTTCGTCATCCTCGTGATCGTGATGAACTTCCTGCTCACCCGTACGCGCTGGGGCCGCGCGGTCTTCGCGGTCGGCGGATCGGTGGAGGCGGCCCGCCGAGCGGGCATCCACGTCAACCGCATCTTCATCAGCGTGTTCATCCTCTGCTCGACGTTCGCAGCGGTCGGCGGCCTTCTCGCAGCGGCGCGCCTCGCGTCGGTCGGCGCGGGTTCGGGCGGCACGGACACCAACCTGAACGCGATCGCGGCGGCCGTCATCGGCGGCACGAGCCTGTTCGGCGGACGCGGGTCGGCGTGGTCTGCGCTGCTCGGCATCCTGGTCATCCAGTCGATCTCGAACGGCCTGACGCTGATGAACCTCGACTCGTCCTACCGCTTCATGATCACGGGCGCCGTGCTGCTGCTCGCAGTGATCATCGACTCGCTGTCGCGGCGGTCGCGCGCGTCGCACGGGCAAGCCTAGCGACGGCACTCCGTCCGCCCCGACGGGCGTGGGAGAGTGGTGGGATGACCCGGACCACCACCTTCCGCGCCCGTCTTCTGCGTTCCGGCGCCGAGCCGCAGACGGTGACCGTGCGGTCGTCGTCGGATGCGCCGCCGCGCACGCTGCGACGAGCCGCCGGGGGCGGTGGGACGCTCAACTTCGACGTGTACGCACTGCTCGACGCGGACGGCTGGCCGGCCTCGGCCACCTACACCTACGTCGAATCGCTCTCGCGGGAACCGTCCGCCTCGGACGAGTGACCGTGAGGTGCTCAAAGCTGCGGCCCGCGACGGCGCGTCGGGGACGACGACGAGCACCTCAGCGGATCACGGAGTGGGCGGGAGAGCGGGGGTCGCGGAGGCGGAGGCGCGCGCGGCGGCCGGGAGGGCGTCCAGGATGCGCGCAACGGCCGCGTCGTCGTGGGCGGCGGTGACGAACCAGGCCTCGAAGACACTCGGGGGCAGCGAGACGCCCTGGTCGAGCATCGTGTGGAAGAACGCGCGGTACCGGTACGCCTCCTGGCGCTGCACCTCGGCGTAGGTGCGCGGAGCATTCTCGAAGTCGCCGAAGGCGAAGCTGAACAGGTTTCCGGCCCGCTGGACGCGGTGAGCCACTCCGGCGGCGGACAGCGCGTCGGAGGTCGCCGCCGACACGGTCTCGGCGACGGTGTCCAGGCGGTCGTAGACGGACTCGTCCGCGTTCGCGAGCGTCGCCAGGCCGGCGGCCACCGCGACCGGGTTCCCCGAGAGCGTGCCCGCCTGGTAGACGGGGCCGGCGGGCGCGAGGAAGTCCATCAGCTCGGCCCGTCCGCCGAGAGCCGCAAGGGGCATCCCGCCGCCGACGACCTTTCCGAAGGTGACCAGGTCGGGCGTGTACCCGCGGTCGAGTCCCCAGAACCCGGCGTCGCTGACGCGGAAGCCGGTCAGCACCTCGTCGAGGATGAGCAGCGCACCGAACTCGTGGGCGAGGTCGGTGAGGGCGGCGTTGAAGCCCTCGTCCGGCGGGACGACGCCCATGTTGGCGGCGGCGGCCTCGGTGATGACGGCCGCGATGTCGGGGCCTTGCGCCTCGAAGACCGCGCGCACCGCATCCAGGTCGTTGTACGGCAGCACGATCGTCTGCGCTGCCGTCGCCTCCGTCACACCGGCGGACCCCGGGAGGGCCAGGGTGGCGAGGCCGGAGCCGGCCTCGGCCAGCAGGCCGTCGGAGTGCCCGTGGTAGTGACCCGCGAACTTGATGAGCAGCGGGCGACCGGTGAAGCCGCGCGCCAGGCGGATCGCGGTCATCGTCGCCTCGGTGCCGGTGGAGACCAGCCGCAGCTTCTCGATGAACGGGACGCGGCCGATGACGGCCTCCGCGAGCTGGGTCTCGGCCGGAGTGGATGCGCCGAACGACAGTCCGCGCGCGGCGGCCTGCTGCACCGCGTCCACGACGGCGGGATGCGCGTGGCCGAGGATCGCCGGACCCCACGACGCGACCAGGTCGACGTACTCGCGGCCGTCCGCGTCGGTGACGTACGGCCCGCGGGCCGAGACGATGAAGCGCGGGGTGCCGCCGACCGAGCGGAAGGCGCGCACGGGCGAGTTCACCCCTCCCGGGATGACGCGCTGCGCGCGCTCGAACTGCTCCAGATTGACGTCGTTCATCGCAGCCATCCCGCCACTTCGGTCGCCCAATAGGTCATGATCGCGTCGGCGCCGGCGCGGCGGGCGCCGATCAGGGTCTCCTCGATGATGCGGTCGCGGTCGATCCAGCCGTTCGCTGCCGCAGCCTCCACCATCGCGTACTCCCCCGACACCTGGTACGCCCACACGGGGACGTCGCTCATGGCGGCGACATCGCTGAGGACGTCGAGGTAGCTGAGCGCCGGCTTCACCATCAGGATGTCGGCGCCCTCCTCGAGGTCGAGGCGCGCCTCGCGCAGGCCCTCGCGGCGGTTCGCCGGGTCTTGCTGATAGGCGCGGCGATCGCCGGAGAGCTGCGAGTCGACCGCCTCGCGGAACGGACCGTAGAAGCCGGAAGCGTACTTGGCCGAGTAGGCCAGGATCACGACATCGGTGTGGCCCGCGTCATCGAGCGCCTCGCGCACGGCGGCGACCTGGCCGTCCATCATCCCGCTGAGGCCCAGCAGCTGCGAGCCGGCCTCGGCCTGCGCAATCGCCATGTCGCGGTAGCGGAGCAGGGTGGCGTCGTTGTCGACGTGACCGCGTGCATCCAGGACTCCGCAGTGGCCGTGGTCGGTGAACTCGTCGAGGCACAGGTCGGTCTGCACGACCAGCGCGTCGCCCACCTCGTCGGCGAGCACGCGGGTCGCCACGTTCAGGATCCCCTCCGGGTCGGTCGCGGCCGAGCCGATCGCGTCGCGCGTCTCGGGCACACCGAAGAGCATGAGCCCGCCGACGCCGGCCTCGGCCGCCTCGTTCGCCACGCGCTTCAGCGAGTCGAGACTGTGCTGCGAGACGCCCGGCATCGAACCGATCGGGACGGGCTCGGCGGCGCCCTCGCGCACGAACAGCGGGAGGATCAGCTCGGAGGGGTGGAGGCGGGTCTCGGCGGTCAGCCGGCGCATCGCCGGGGACTGCCGCAGCCGTCGGGGTCGGATGACGGGATGCAGTTCACTCACTCACATCAGCCTACGCCCGCCACGCTGAGCACCCTCCCAGCGAACGGCTCCGGGAACGTCGGGTCAGGCGTCGGCCGCGTCGGCCGCGGCACGGGACTGCGCGACCTGCACGACGGCGTCGATGAGGGAGGCGGCTGTGCGCTCCTCGGCGATCACATCCACACGGAGTCCGAAGGACCGGGCGTCGCGTGCGGTCTGCGGACCGATCGCCGCGATGAGTGTGGACTCGGGCACCGGTCCCAGCTGCTGCTGGACCTGCTCGGCGACCGAGCCGCTGGTCACGAGGATGGCCTGCACCAGCCCGTCGCGGACATCGTCCACCACGCTCTCCGGCACCGGGACGCCGACCGTGCGGTAGGCGACAACCGACTCGACCTCGTGCCCGATGCGGCGGAGCCCTTCGGTGAGGAGCGGCTTGGCGATCTCGGACCGGAGCGTCAGCACGCGCAGCGGGAAGGCGCCCTGCGTCGCGGCCTCCCACTCGTCGAGCAGACCGCGGGCCGAGTTGTCCTCGGAGGGGACGAGGTCGACGTGATACCCGGCGGCCGCCAGGGCGGCGGCCGTCGTCTCGCCAACAGCGGCGACGCGAGTCGTCGGCGGGACCACCGCGCGCTGGGCGCTGAGGACGTCGACCGTGGTGGCGCTGGTGACGGTCATCCAGTCGAACTCGCCGTTCGCGAGCCGGGCCAGCGCCCTCTCGAGCGCGGGCGCGTCGGCGGTCGGCGCGAAGTTGATCATCGCCGCGACGACGGGAGAGGCCCCCTTCGACCGGAGGTCGGCCGCGACGGAGTCGCCCCACGGGCCGCCGCGTGGCACGAGGACGCGCCAACCGGCCAAGGGCTTGGGGATGGGAGCCGTATTGGTCATCGGCTGCTCCCCAGCGGTGCCAGGTCGGCAGCGCCGGCCTGCAGCAGTTCGGCGACCACCCGGGCGCCGACGTCGAGCGCGGCCTCCTGGAGGTGGGCCGAACTCAGCGAGTCCGGAGTGGCCGCGTGGGATGCGGTCAGCCGCTCGGTGCCGTCGGGACGGTAGACCGTCGCCGTCAGGAACAGGAGGCCGTCATCGACGATCGCCGTGGCGCCGATCGGTGCAGCGCATCCCGCTTCGAGTCCGGCGAGCACATGGCGCTCGGCGACGACGGAGGCGTGGGTGGTGACGTGGTCCACTGCGGCGAGCGCGCGCGCGATGGGCCCGCGGCCCTTCTCGTCCCCGGCGCGCACCTCGAGCGCGAGCGCGCCCTGACCGGGAGCCGTCGGCATGAGCGACAGGGGGAAATAGTCCGTCACGGCGTCGAGGCGGCCGAGGCGGGTGAGCCCGGCGGCCGCGAGGACCACCGCATCCAACTCGCCCTCGGCGACCATTCTGAGACGCGTGTCGACGTTGCCGCGGAGGTCCGTGACATCGAGGTCGGGGCGCTGCGACTTCAGCTGCGCGACGCGGCGGGGCGATCCGGTGCCGACCCGGGCGCCCTCGGGCAGGGTCTCCAGCGTGAGCCCGTCGCGGGCTGCGAGGGCGTCCCGCGCGTCCGCGCGCTTCGGGATCGCGCCGACCACGAGGCCGGTGGCGGGAGCGGTCGGAAGGTCTTTCAGGGAGTGGACGACCAGATCCACGTCGCCCGCGAGGAGCGCGTCGCGGAGGGCGGTGGCGAACACTCCCGTTCCGCCGAGCTGCGCGAGCGACTCGCGCGAGGTGTCGCCCTGCGTGGTCACCGTGACGAGTTCGACATCGAGGCCCGTGGCCCGGGCGATCGACTCGGCGACCGCCGTCGTCTGGGCGACCGCCAGTGCGCTGCCGCGCGTACCGACGCGCAGGACGCCCTCACGGCGCTCGGCGTCGCCGTCGACCCTCGTCACGGCGCCGCTCACGGTGCGAGCCCCGCTGCCGCCGGCTTGAATCCGAGGCGGACGTTCTCGCAGCATCCCGGACGGCACACGTCGTACCAGGGGCCGAGCGAGGTGACCGCGGGACGCTCCTCGGTGGGGACGCCGTCGCGGCGTTCGAGGACGAGGTCGACCAGACCCTTCACGTACGCGGCGTGCGTGCCCGGGGTCGGGACGCGGACGGCGACCAGTCCGTGCTCGTCGCTGGTCTCCATGGCCTCGTTGTCGAGGTCCCAGAGCACCTCCATGTGGTCGCTGACGAACCCGAGCGGCACGATGACGACCGCCTTGACGCCCAGCGCGGGGAGTTCTGCGATGCGGTCGTTGATATCCGGCTCGAGCCACGGCATCGACGGCGGCCCGGAGCGCGACTGGTAGACCAGATCCCATTCGACGGTTCCGCCGGTCGCAGCGTGCGTGACGACCTCCGCGACCGCGAGGTGCTGCGCCGCGTAGGCGCCCCCGTCACCGAAGCCGCGCTCGGCGGGGCCGGACCGGGTGGCGTCGCTCGACGGGATGGAGTGCGTCGAGTACAGGATGCGCACCTCGGTCGCCGGGTCGAGCCCGGGGAGCTTCTGCTGCAGCTCGTCGATGGCGTTGCGGACGCCCTCGATGAACGGCTCCACGAAGCCGGGGTGGTCGAAGAACTGGCGCACCTTGTCGATCTGGATGCGCTCCCCCAGTCCGGTGGCTTCCAGAGCGCCCGCGAAGTCCTCGCGGTACTGACGGCAGCTGGAGTAGGACGAGTACGCGCTGGTCGCGATGGCGATGAGCTTGATGAAGCCGCGCTCGTCGGCCTCGCGCAGTGCGTCAGCCAGGTACGGGTCCCAGTTGCGGTTGCCCCACAGCACGGGAAGGTCGATGCCGCGCTCGGCGAGCTCCGCCTCGAGCGCTGCCTTCAGCTCGCGGTTCTGGTCGTTGATGGGGCTGACGCCGCCGAAGTGGCGGTAGTGGTGCGCGACCTCTTCCAGCCGCTCCTCCGGGATGCCGCGCCCGCGGGTGACGTTGCGGAGGAAGGGGATGACGTCGTCCTGACCCTCCGGGCCGCCGAAGCCGGCCAGCAGGATCGCGTCGTAGGCGACCGGCTCGGTCACGTGCTCGGGCCCGGCGGCCGCGGCCGGCGTCGCGAACAGCACCCGCTGATCGGTCTGTGCCTCGGTCACTGCAGGACCTCCACGATTTCGGCGGGCTGGATGCGGCGGCCGGTGAAGAACGGGACCTCTTCGCGGACGTGGCGGCGTGCCTCGGTGTACCGGAGCTCGCGCATCATGTCGACGAGGTCGGTCAGCTCGTCCGCCTCCAGCGGGAGGATCCACTCATAGTCGCCGAGGGCGAACGAGGCCACCGTGTTCGCCAGGACTTGGCGGAACGCGGCACCCTTCCTGCCGTGCTCGGCCAGCATCTGCGAGCGCTCCTCATCGGGCAGCAGGTACCACTCGTAGCTGCGGACGAAGGGGTAGACGCAGAGCCAGTCCTTCGCGGCCTTGCCACGGAGGAAGCCCGGCACGTGCGCCTTGTTGAACTCGGCGTCACGGTGAACGCCCATGGCGTTCCACGTGGGGAGCAGGGCCTTCAGCAGCCGGGTCCGGCGCAGCTGGCGCAGGCCCCACTGCAGGGTCTCGGCCTCGGGGCCGTGCAGCCAGATCATCAGGTCGGCGTCGGCGCGGAGGCCGGAGACGTCGTACAGGCCGCGGGTGGTCACACCCTGAAGCTCCATGTCGGCGATGACGCCTTCGAGCTCGGAGACCGCGGTGGGCACGTCGGTGCCGTCGAGGTCGTCGGGCCGGGCGGGGTCACGGCGCAGCACTGCCCAGAGGGTGAAGCCGGTCGGGGTGTCGCTGGGGGTGTCGGGGGAGGTCGACTCTGCCGGAACGGCAGCCGGGGTACTCATACCCACAGTCTCCCTCTCAAACCTGAGAAGGCCAAAAACGAGCGGGCGCTCACCGGCGGATCAGCCGGACGACGCCCCAGACGGCGAGCGCGGTCGCGGCCACGGCTCCGGCGGCGGCAGACGCGAGCGCGATCGGGTTGTCCCTGCGGAGGCGCTCGACGCGCTCGGTGAGGCGCCTGGGCACGTTGAGCTTGTACTCGAGCGCCTCGATGGTGGCGGCGAGCTCGGAACGCGCCCGGTCGACGTCGCTGCGGTCAGTTGTCATACTTCCCCAGTCCTTTCACCGCGTCGACGTCTTCCTTGATGCTGTCGATCGTCTGCGACGGTGCCACGCCATCCATCTTCTTGAGGGAGCGGACGCCGATCAGTGCGAGCACCACGGCGATCACGACGAGTGCCCCGAAGACGATGAGCGCGGCGGCCCAGCCGGGAAGTGCAACGGCGATGCCGAGGATCGCCGCGGCGACGAGCGTGCCGAACGCGAAGAACAAGAGGAAGGCGGCCCCTGCGAACAGCCCTATGCCGACACCGGCATACTTCGCCT
This region of Leifsonia sp. fls2-241-R2A-40a genomic DNA includes:
- a CDS encoding DUF1304 domain-containing protein is translated as MAIIGTLFIVAAAVVHVVFFAMESVLWSAPGVWRRFGLTSQRDADVVRPMAYNQGFYNLFLAGGSVVGLLLYWTTLRQVGFGLIFFCGICMVLASLVLLTTGRRLWGAVLLQGGLPLVGLILFVIAENAPTR
- a CDS encoding ROK family transcriptional regulator, giving the protein MATQRRTPGSQTSLREANRARIVDAIKKHGGLTQVELAGATGLSPATVSNIVKELSTSGVLHTAQSIRSGRRAQHVTLAHALGLVVGVHFSTRHLRVALADVANTVVAENHMPLAKDHRADNELDKVSLLLNDMLESVDASHDDLLAVGIALPAPIDRATGTIARSGIMRGWDGVVVAESLERRIKRPVFVDNAANLGALGESRLGAGRGKRNTITLDIGDGIGAGLLLNGQLFRGNHGVAGEFGHTTIRENGPLCRCGNRGCLEALAGGPAIMDELRDHLGSLKLGDVVLQAMAGDARCIRAIADAGRHIGVATANLCNLIDPERVIVGGELSRAGELLLGPMRHAVERSIIVNPDLMPDIVQGQLGVRAATLGAVAYAVDCVSLSPDGVAF
- a CDS encoding sugar ABC transporter substrate-binding protein, with product MKIATKRAVIASAAILLTAVTLTACSNGSGNSSGGSSANAANAQIGLLLPDSVTARYEAADKPFFEAKVKSLCSGCKVLYANADGDASKQQQQAESMLTQGVKVLVLDPFDGEAAASIVGEAKAKNVPVISYDRLINSPDSNYYISFDNEKVGQLQGQALVDKLKKDGVASGAGILMVNGSPTDNNATLFKKGAHSVIDPSGYKVLAEFDTPGWDPAKAQDWVSGQVSQFKDQIKGVYAANDGTGGGAIAAMKAANVSPLPPVTGQDAELAGIQRILAGDQYMTVYKALQPEAEKAAELAVSLTKGEKPKGDTTVKTAGGADIQSFLLTPVAVTTDNIESTVVKDNFYGTDSASKICTADYKAACDKYGIK
- a CDS encoding ATP-binding cassette domain-containing protein codes for the protein MESAIVDDERSARRPVLSLRGVSKGFGAVQALTDIHLDVYPGEVVALVGDNGAGKSTLVKILAGVHPQDAGTIEFDGQEVNIPSPAASRELGIATVFQDLALCDNLDVVSNLFLGREISKGTLDEEEMEKRSWSLLRQLSARIPSVRIAVASLSGGQRQTVAIARSLIGDPRIVILDEPTAALGVAQTAEVLNLIERLRERGLGVILISHNMADVQAVADRVAVLRLGRNNGDFRVPEVSYEEIISAITGATDNVVVRRAERLMEAEESIERSPEA
- a CDS encoding sugar ABC transporter permease, with the translated sequence MSKATPSAATETPAELAADLQDERLIRDEGLGGAARAFGRRVRGGDLGSLPVVIGLIVIWVVFQILNPNFLSANNLVNLTLQCAAIGTISIGIVLVLLLGQIDLSVGSVSGVSAAILGVGFTQLHWPLWLTVIVAILAGSAIGLLYGFLFTRFGVPSFVITLAGLLGFLGLQLWILGANSSINIPYDSWIVKFAQQWFLPPWAAYTLAVIAAGGMFLSDWRRNIRRRKAGLSEGSVAVVAIKAVLLLIGLCISVWYLSTDRGTGAMFLFFVILVIVMNFLLTRTRWGRAVFAVGGSVEAARRAGIHVNRIFISVFILCSTFAAVGGLLAAARLASVGAGSGGTDTNLNAIAAAVIGGTSLFGGRGSAWSALLGILVIQSISNGLTLMNLDSSYRFMITGAVLLLAVIIDSLSRRSRASHGQA
- the hemL gene encoding glutamate-1-semialdehyde 2,1-aminomutase, with translation MAAMNDVNLEQFERAQRVIPGGVNSPVRAFRSVGGTPRFIVSARGPYVTDADGREYVDLVASWGPAILGHAHPAVVDAVQQAAARGLSFGASTPAETQLAEAVIGRVPFIEKLRLVSTGTEATMTAIRLARGFTGRPLLIKFAGHYHGHSDGLLAEAGSGLATLALPGSAGVTEATAAQTIVLPYNDLDAVRAVFEAQGPDIAAVITEAAAANMGVVPPDEGFNAALTDLAHEFGALLILDEVLTGFRVSDAGFWGLDRGYTPDLVTFGKVVGGGMPLAALGGRAELMDFLAPAGPVYQAGTLSGNPVAVAAGLATLANADESVYDRLDTVAETVSAATSDALSAAGVAHRVQRAGNLFSFAFGDFENAPRTYAEVQRQEAYRYRAFFHTMLDQGVSLPPSVFEAWFVTAAHDDAAVARILDALPAAARASASATPALPPTP
- the hemB gene encoding porphobilinogen synthase; amino-acid sequence: MRRLTAETRLHPSELILPLFVREGAAEPVPIGSMPGVSQHSLDSLKRVANEAAEAGVGGLMLFGVPETRDAIGSAATDPEGILNVATRVLADEVGDALVVQTDLCLDEFTDHGHCGVLDARGHVDNDATLLRYRDMAIAQAEAGSQLLGLSGMMDGQVAAVREALDDAGHTDVVILAYSAKYASGFYGPFREAVDSQLSGDRRAYQQDPANRREGLREARLDLEEGADILMVKPALSYLDVLSDVAAMSDVPVWAYQVSGEYAMVEAAAANGWIDRDRIIEETLIGARRAGADAIMTYWATEVAGWLR